One region of Bacillota bacterium genomic DNA includes:
- a CDS encoding (2Fe-2S) ferredoxin domain-containing protein has translation MKSLEELRQLRAELEKEISARNSSGKPKIVIGMGTCGIAAGARDVLQAVLKELEKRNLDVITTQTGCIGMCEQEPLMDVQLPGKERITYGKLTAKDAERIIVEHIINGNIVEDLAIARHEEGGI, from the coding sequence GTGAAATCACTAGAGGAATTGAGACAGTTAAGGGCAGAATTAGAAAAGGAAATATCTGCGCGCAACAGCTCCGGAAAACCAAAGATCGTCATCGGCATGGGCACATGTGGAATCGCTGCCGGTGCCAGAGATGTTCTCCAAGCTGTTCTTAAAGAGCTAGAAAAACGCAATTTAGATGTTATCACAACTCAAACCGGATGCATCGGCATGTGCGAGCAGGAACCTTTGATGGATGTTCAGCTGCCGGGCAAAGAACGCATCACCTACGGTAAATTAACCGCAAAAGATGCAGAGCGCATTATTGTTGAGCATATCATCAATGGCAATATAGTTGAAGACTTAGCCATTGCTCGTCATGAGGAAGGAGGAATATAG
- the nuoF gene encoding NADH-quinone oxidoreductase subunit NuoF, translating into MNPKFYRSHVLICTGTGCVSSGADNIKNRFAAKLEESGLETEVKLVETGCHGFCEKGPIVIVYPEGVFYCQVKADDIDEIVEEHLLKGRIVDRLLYTQLGTETKIPAYSEIDFYKKQHRVVLANCGRINPESIKEYIAVGGYEACGKALTEMTPEEVVAEVKESGLRGRGGAGFPTGLKWELTRKTPGDKKYVICNADEGDPGAFMDRSLLEGDPHRIIEGMIIAGYAIGADEGYIYVRAEYPLAIRRLEIALAQAREYGFLGKDIFGSGFNFELKIKKGAGAFVCGEETALMASIEGKRGMPRPKPPFPSVSGLWGKPTNINNVETFGNVPEIIRRGAEAFKGIGTETSTGTKVFALTGKINNTGLVEVPMGMSLKEIIFDIGGGVSNGAELKAVQIGGPSGGCIPADLLDLPIDYESLHQAGAMMGSGGMVVMDNSTCMVDVARFFLQFTQSESCGKCTPCREGTKRMLEILDRICSGEGREGDIELLEELGEHIVSTSLCQLGGSAPNPVLSTLKYFREEYEAHIRDKRCPANVCAGMSAAYVIDEGKCIGCTACVRVCPTGAITGERKKPHSINPQLCISCGACADKCPVKAIAQG; encoded by the coding sequence GTGAATCCAAAATTTTACCGCTCTCATGTCTTAATATGTACAGGAACAGGCTGTGTTTCCTCCGGTGCAGATAATATCAAGAATAGATTTGCAGCAAAGCTAGAGGAATCAGGCTTAGAAACTGAAGTTAAACTTGTCGAAACAGGATGTCACGGTTTCTGTGAAAAGGGTCCGATTGTAATTGTTTATCCGGAAGGGGTTTTCTACTGTCAGGTTAAAGCTGACGATATTGATGAGATCGTAGAAGAGCACCTCCTCAAGGGCAGAATAGTTGATAGATTGCTGTACACACAGCTGGGGACTGAAACCAAAATCCCAGCTTACAGTGAGATTGATTTCTATAAAAAGCAGCATCGAGTTGTGCTTGCAAACTGCGGTCGAATTAACCCAGAAAGCATCAAAGAGTACATCGCAGTTGGCGGTTATGAAGCCTGCGGTAAGGCATTAACTGAAATGACACCGGAAGAGGTTGTCGCTGAGGTTAAGGAGTCCGGTCTCCGCGGCCGCGGCGGCGCAGGTTTCCCAACTGGGCTGAAATGGGAGTTAACTAGAAAAACTCCAGGTGATAAAAAATACGTGATCTGTAATGCTGACGAAGGCGATCCCGGCGCTTTTATGGACCGGAGTCTGCTTGAGGGCGATCCCCATCGCATTATCGAAGGTATGATCATCGCTGGTTACGCCATCGGCGCTGACGAAGGTTATATCTATGTCCGGGCAGAGTATCCCCTAGCAATTCGCCGTTTAGAGATTGCTCTTGCTCAAGCCAGAGAGTACGGATTCTTGGGTAAGGATATCTTTGGCAGCGGTTTTAATTTCGAACTGAAAATTAAGAAAGGTGCCGGTGCTTTTGTGTGCGGTGAAGAAACCGCTCTGATGGCTTCAATTGAAGGCAAACGCGGCATGCCCCGCCCGAAACCGCCGTTTCCATCTGTATCCGGACTTTGGGGTAAACCAACGAATATCAACAACGTTGAAACTTTTGGTAACGTGCCCGAGATTATTCGTCGCGGTGCGGAAGCATTTAAGGGGATCGGAACTGAAACCTCAACCGGTACCAAAGTCTTTGCCTTAACCGGTAAGATCAACAACACCGGCTTGGTAGAAGTCCCAATGGGAATGAGCTTGAAAGAGATTATTTTCGACATCGGCGGGGGAGTAAGTAACGGTGCCGAACTGAAGGCTGTCCAGATCGGTGGACCTTCCGGTGGATGTATTCCCGCTGACCTGTTAGACCTGCCGATTGATTATGAATCGCTGCATCAAGCAGGAGCCATGATGGGCTCGGGCGGAATGGTTGTAATGGATAACAGCACCTGTATGGTGGATGTTGCCCGTTTCTTCCTCCAATTTACCCAGAGTGAATCATGCGGTAAGTGCACTCCTTGTCGCGAAGGAACTAAACGGATGCTGGAGATTTTAGACCGCATCTGTTCCGGTGAGGGCAGGGAAGGCGATATCGAACTTCTAGAAGAGTTGGGTGAGCATATTGTGAGCACTTCCCTCTGTCAATTGGGAGGTTCGGCTCCGAACCCTGTACTCAGTACACTTAAGTATTTCCGGGAAGAGTATGAAGCCCATATCAGGGACAAGCGCTGTCCTGCTAATGTCTGTGCTGGCATGAGCGCAGCTTATGTAATTGATGAGGGCAAATGTATCGGATGCACAGCTTGCGTAAGGGTTTGCCCGACCGGAGCAATCACCGGTGAACGCAAGAAACCGCATTCGATCAATCCTCAGCTTTGCATCAGCTGTGGAGCCTGTGCCGACAAATGCCCGGTCAAGGCAATTGCCCAGGGTTAA